In Porphyromonas cangingivalis, a genomic segment contains:
- a CDS encoding bifunctional nuclease domain-containing protein codes for MKEVKMCQVTVIGVGHSNNKERTMAMVLREIAEPHRHMPVFIPRHREATFISAIKWYARNEAVDHDVVDDFAMAVGYRIRSVSIHTERSGALTAQMMALGEMGERVTFTVTMHQGVLHAYLRNLPIYIEEDVLNTAEKQVKYKGYDEVSELGLDVQKERVSNSLLGRCITQGVMPLEVTDPTAEERLHESTYEELEILHKLSIDKEQYEWAKIIWAEQEARIKTSGNE; via the coding sequence ATGAAAGAAGTGAAGATGTGTCAGGTGACCGTCATCGGTGTCGGACACAGCAACAATAAGGAGAGAACGATGGCGATGGTCCTTCGTGAGATCGCAGAGCCACATCGCCACATGCCCGTGTTCATCCCTCGTCACAGGGAGGCGACATTCATCTCGGCGATCAAGTGGTACGCTCGCAATGAGGCGGTGGATCACGATGTCGTGGATGACTTCGCCATGGCGGTGGGCTATCGCATACGGAGTGTGTCGATACACACAGAGCGTTCGGGGGCATTGACGGCTCAGATGATGGCACTCGGAGAGATGGGTGAGCGGGTCACGTTCACGGTCACCATGCACCAAGGTGTCCTCCACGCCTACCTGCGCAACCTCCCCATATACATCGAGGAGGACGTCCTCAACACTGCAGAGAAGCAAGTGAAGTACAAGGGCTATGACGAGGTGAGCGAACTTGGGCTGGATGTGCAGAAGGAGCGTGTGTCCAACAGCCTTTTGGGGCGTTGTATCACTCAGGGCGTGATGCCTCTCGAGGTGACAGATCCGACGGCTGAGGAGCGTCTCCACGAGAGCACCTATGAGGAGCTGGAGATCCTCCACAAGCTCAGCATCGACAAAGAGCAATACGAATGGGCAAAGATCATCTGGGCCGAACAAGAGGCTCGTATCAAAACCTCAGGCAATGAGTAA
- the rmuC gene encoding DNA recombination protein RmuC has product MAWYIIITILSIIIVVLVSLFVRKNTLADSALSALHEVERELSSVRTEATLAQSRLSEMNEEARALRTALEESQKKTEDARIAVATVSEEREGLRRKLAELTEAQEQQREELRKEFSLIAEKIIEEKSNKVTEKQKEDLKVILSPLQEKIEAFKKQVAESYETEAKERHTLAHIIKELQDQSKNLSNQANSLTEALRGQSKVQGDWGELILERILEDSGLTEGREYKLQEYITDEHGNKLTNDETRQRMRPDAIIHFPRERDVIIDAKVSLTAYAEFHEATGEEARNSALKRHLDSVKNHIEELYRRDYSAYMESSPDFVIMFFPNEGAYNLAIHGQSDLWQMAYKKKVLLMGPANLIGMLKILYDLWSKETQIQNIQKIVDSANKMYEKFVNFSDNFANIGKKLEEAQKTYDQARGQLSSGRGNLIRQMEGMRSMGLPSTKSINSSLLQDAKVDEELDEE; this is encoded by the coding sequence ATGGCTTGGTACATTATTATCACAATCCTTTCGATTATTATTGTGGTGTTGGTTTCTCTTTTCGTCCGCAAGAACACCCTGGCGGACTCTGCTCTCTCGGCTCTACATGAGGTGGAGCGGGAGCTCTCCTCGGTACGTACGGAGGCGACGTTGGCACAGAGTCGGTTGTCGGAGATGAACGAAGAAGCACGTGCCCTACGCACGGCTTTGGAGGAGAGTCAGAAGAAGACCGAGGATGCTCGAATAGCTGTTGCGACCGTGAGTGAGGAGCGTGAGGGGCTTCGTCGGAAGTTGGCCGAACTGACCGAAGCGCAGGAGCAACAACGAGAAGAGCTGCGTAAGGAGTTCAGCCTCATAGCAGAGAAGATCATCGAGGAGAAGAGCAACAAGGTCACAGAGAAGCAAAAAGAGGACCTCAAGGTCATCCTCTCTCCGCTGCAGGAGAAGATAGAGGCGTTCAAGAAGCAGGTGGCAGAGTCCTACGAGACCGAGGCCAAAGAGCGTCATACCCTTGCTCACATCATCAAGGAACTTCAGGATCAGAGTAAAAACCTCTCCAATCAAGCCAATTCGCTCACCGAGGCTCTCCGTGGGCAGTCCAAGGTACAAGGCGACTGGGGTGAGCTCATCCTCGAACGCATCCTTGAGGACTCGGGACTTACCGAAGGCAGGGAGTACAAACTGCAGGAGTATATCACCGATGAGCACGGCAATAAGCTCACCAACGATGAGACCCGTCAGCGTATGCGCCCCGATGCGATCATCCACTTCCCCCGAGAGAGGGATGTCATCATCGATGCCAAGGTGTCATTGACGGCTTATGCCGAGTTTCACGAAGCGACCGGCGAGGAGGCTCGAAACTCAGCCCTCAAACGTCACTTGGACTCGGTCAAGAACCATATCGAAGAGCTATACAGGAGGGATTACAGTGCTTATATGGAGAGTTCGCCCGACTTTGTCATCATGTTCTTCCCCAACGAAGGGGCTTACAACCTCGCCATACACGGTCAGAGCGACCTTTGGCAGATGGCTTACAAGAAGAAAGTCCTCCTCATGGGGCCTGCCAACCTCATCGGGATGCTCAAGATCCTCTACGACCTCTGGAGTAAAGAGACTCAGATCCAAAACATACAGAAGATCGTCGACAGTGCAAACAAGATGTATGAGAAGTTCGTCAACTTCTCGGACAACTTTGCAAACATAGGCAAGAAACTCGAAGAGGCTCAGAAAACGTACGACCAAGCGCGCGGACAGCTCTCCTCGGGACGTGGCAACCTCATCCGACAGATGGAGGGGATGCGTAGCATGGGGCTACCCTCGACCAAGAGCATCAACTCTTCGCTGCTCCAAGATGCCAAGGTCGATGAAGAGTTGGACGAAGAATGA
- a CDS encoding FHA domain-containing protein: MEKTKCPYCRANIEVIAPSVKDHGAELNLCPNCHKPIAVYSCRATSMQHSDRSVKAVVVTPSIDQEADPWLEIVENQFTIPQDYSIPMGTSILGRQNKDSAADIQVFTADPSMSRNHIKIVRRKEVISVMDNESNTGTFVNGRLLARGEQVHLRDGDVLSLGALSVIVHLPSLVEEEEFDLADFDL; the protein is encoded by the coding sequence ATGGAAAAGACCAAATGCCCTTATTGCAGAGCCAATATCGAAGTCATCGCACCATCCGTCAAGGATCATGGTGCGGAGCTGAACTTGTGCCCCAACTGTCACAAACCCATCGCAGTGTATTCGTGCCGTGCGACATCGATGCAGCACTCCGACAGGTCTGTCAAGGCGGTCGTCGTCACGCCTTCGATAGATCAGGAAGCAGACCCTTGGCTGGAGATCGTCGAGAACCAGTTCACGATCCCTCAGGACTATTCGATCCCCATGGGGACAAGCATCCTCGGGCGACAGAACAAGGACTCTGCGGCTGACATACAGGTCTTCACCGCCGATCCGAGTATGAGTCGCAACCACATCAAGATCGTGCGACGCAAGGAGGTGATCTCGGTGATGGACAATGAGAGCAATACGGGGACCTTCGTCAATGGTCGTCTGCTCGCTCGTGGCGAACAGGTACATCTCCGTGATGGTGATGTCCTCAGTCTCGGTGCACTTTCGGTCATCGTCCATCTTCCCTCGTTGGTCGAAGAGGAGGAGTTCGATCTGGCCGACTTCGACCTGTAA
- a CDS encoding RsmE family RNA methyltransferase encodes MSKKHNNKISEDTTYFYAPEVVSTGFLPPEESAHAIRVLRLKEGDRILVTDGKGFLYEAVILSADSKGTAVAIERTVETFERTRPAVHLGIAPTKSIDRIEWMLEKLIEIGLDRISLICTDHTVRRHVNVERLQKIMISAIKQSRKLVTTEILWHDSLKDFLTTLPDNARRYIAHCDESGVRQELREAFVRGEDSVFLIGPEGDFSPKEVEAAKASGFVPVMLGKERLRTETAGLYVGFLHHLYN; translated from the coding sequence ATGAGTAAAAAGCACAACAACAAGATCTCCGAAGACACGACCTACTTCTACGCTCCCGAGGTGGTGAGCACGGGATTTCTCCCCCCCGAAGAGTCGGCTCATGCCATACGGGTGCTGAGACTCAAGGAGGGGGATCGTATCCTTGTCACCGATGGCAAGGGCTTCCTATATGAGGCCGTCATCCTGTCGGCAGACAGCAAGGGGACAGCCGTCGCGATCGAGCGCACGGTGGAGACCTTCGAGCGCACACGGCCTGCGGTACACCTCGGCATCGCCCCTACGAAGAGCATCGACCGCATCGAATGGATGTTGGAGAAACTCATCGAGATAGGGCTCGACCGTATCAGTCTCATCTGTACGGATCATACCGTTCGTCGTCATGTCAATGTCGAACGGCTACAAAAGATCATGATCTCGGCGATCAAGCAGTCTCGCAAACTCGTCACGACCGAGATCCTTTGGCACGACAGTCTCAAGGACTTCTTGACGACCTTGCCCGACAACGCTCGCCGGTACATCGCTCACTGTGATGAGAGTGGTGTGCGACAAGAGCTCCGGGAGGCTTTTGTCCGGGGCGAAGACTCCGTTTTTCTCATCGGGCCTGAGGGCGACTTCTCGCCGAAAGAAGTCGAAGCGGCAAAGGCATCGGGCTTCGTCCCTGTCATGCTGGGCAAAGAACGCCTGCGTACCGAGACTGCAGGACTTTATGTGGGCTTCTTACATCACTTGTACAATTAA